In Halalkalibaculum roseum, a single window of DNA contains:
- a CDS encoding class I SAM-dependent methyltransferase translates to MEHLLHFIKDLKQVGAIAPSSKFLAKDLVKQLKKELLCQGCPPLNILEIGPGTGPLTKEISKHIRPKDHLDVVEINDHFFEVVKSKYHSSNISIHHEDIIRFNNGRSYDYIFSSLPYEAMPEDVIQKIWKKKLELCSPKAYICYFKYVSFRKFKCNFEEAVVEKYQSNKKVVFLNLPPAKLFTLEINNNEAPESLIENVA, encoded by the coding sequence TTGGAACATCTTTTACACTTTATCAAGGACCTTAAGCAGGTTGGGGCCATAGCACCCAGTTCAAAGTTCTTAGCAAAGGATCTGGTAAAGCAGCTTAAAAAGGAACTCTTGTGCCAGGGATGCCCCCCTCTCAACATCCTGGAGATCGGACCCGGTACCGGCCCGCTCACAAAAGAGATTTCAAAGCATATCCGTCCGAAAGACCACCTGGATGTCGTTGAGATTAACGATCACTTTTTCGAAGTCGTGAAGAGCAAGTATCACAGCTCAAACATTTCAATCCATCACGAAGATATTATCCGTTTCAATAACGGGCGTTCGTACGACTACATTTTTTCGAGTCTGCCTTACGAAGCAATGCCCGAAGATGTGATCCAGAAGATCTGGAAGAAGAAGCTGGAGCTCTGCAGCCCGAAAGCCTACATCTGTTATTTCAAATATGTCAGCTTCCGCAAGTTCAAATGCAATTTTGAGGAAGCCGTAGTAGAGAAATACCAGAGTAATAAGAAGGTGGTTTTTTTAAATCTCCCTCCTGCCAAATTGTTTACCCTGGAGATCAATAACAATGAGGCGCCCGAATCCCTGATTGAGAATGTAGCCTGA